A genomic stretch from Streptomyces venezuelae ATCC 10712 includes:
- a CDS encoding GNAT family N-acetyltransferase, giving the protein MTVSIRPFDPLKDAELIHPWVTHPKAAFWMMQDATLEDVVREYTGFVAHPHHHVFIGEVDGTPAFLMEKYDPSKLELVGLYDPLPGDVGMHFLVAPTDTPVHGFTRTVITAVMTELFADPATRRVVVEPDVSNKAVHALNEAVGFVPDREIQKPEKKALLSFCTREQFEAAVGDAA; this is encoded by the coding sequence ATGACCGTATCGATACGTCCCTTCGACCCGCTGAAGGACGCCGAGCTGATCCACCCGTGGGTCACGCACCCCAAGGCCGCCTTCTGGATGATGCAGGACGCCACCCTGGAGGACGTCGTGCGCGAGTACACGGGCTTCGTCGCGCACCCGCACCACCACGTGTTCATCGGCGAGGTCGACGGCACGCCGGCCTTCCTGATGGAGAAGTACGACCCGTCGAAGCTGGAGCTGGTCGGGCTGTACGACCCGCTGCCCGGCGACGTCGGCATGCACTTCCTGGTCGCGCCGACCGACACCCCGGTGCACGGCTTCACCCGGACCGTGATCACCGCCGTGATGACCGAGCTGTTCGCCGACCCGGCGACCCGGCGCGTGGTCGTCGAGCCCGACGTGTCCAACAAGGCCGTCCACGCCCTGAACGAGGCCGTGGGCTTCGTGCCGGACCGGGAGATCCAGAAGCCGGAGAAGAAGGCCCTGCTGAGCTTCTGCACCCGGGAGCAGTTCGAGGCCGCCGTGGGAGACGCCGCGTGA
- a CDS encoding lysine N(6)-hydroxylase/L-ornithine N(5)-oxygenase family protein yields MSTPETTEIHDFIGIGLGPFNLGLACLTEPIEELNGLFLESKPDFEWHSGMFLEGAHLQTPFMSDLVTMADPTSPYSFLNYLKDKGRLYSFYIRENFYPLRTEYNDYCRWAAGRLSSVHFSTTVASVTFDEDAEVYVVSTEAGETFRSRRLVLGTGTPPYVPETCQGLGGDLIHNSRYLPNKEALQKKKSITLVGSGQSAAEIYYDLLSEIDVHGYQLNWVTRSPRFFPLEYTKLTLEMTSPEYVDYFHALPEQTRYRLETQQKGLFKGIDGELIDAIFDLLYQKNLGGPVPTRLITNSALHSAAYDDTTGTYTLGFRQEEQEKDYTLETEGLILATGYKYAVPAFLEPVRDRLNWDGRGRFDVARNYAIDTTGRGVFLQNAGVHTHSITSPDLGMGAYRNAYIIGAMLGYEYYPVEKTIAFQEFAV; encoded by the coding sequence TTGTCCACGCCTGAGACGACCGAGATCCACGACTTCATCGGCATCGGGCTCGGTCCGTTCAACCTCGGACTCGCCTGCCTGACCGAGCCGATCGAGGAGCTGAACGGCCTCTTCCTGGAGTCCAAGCCCGACTTCGAGTGGCACTCGGGGATGTTCCTGGAGGGCGCGCACCTCCAGACCCCGTTCATGTCGGACCTGGTCACGATGGCCGACCCGACCTCGCCGTACTCCTTCCTCAACTACCTGAAGGACAAGGGCCGGCTGTACTCGTTCTACATCCGCGAGAACTTCTATCCGCTGCGGACCGAGTACAACGACTACTGCCGCTGGGCCGCCGGGCGCCTGTCCTCCGTCCACTTCTCGACGACCGTCGCCTCCGTGACGTTCGACGAGGACGCCGAGGTGTACGTGGTGTCCACCGAGGCCGGAGAAACGTTCCGCTCGCGCCGTCTGGTCCTCGGCACCGGCACCCCGCCGTACGTCCCCGAGACCTGCCAGGGCCTCGGCGGCGACCTGATCCACAACTCGCGCTACCTCCCGAACAAGGAGGCGCTCCAGAAGAAGAAGTCGATCACCCTGGTCGGCAGCGGCCAGAGCGCCGCCGAGATCTACTACGACCTCCTGAGCGAGATCGACGTCCACGGCTACCAGCTCAACTGGGTGACCCGCTCCCCCCGCTTCTTCCCCCTCGAATACACCAAGCTCACCCTGGAGATGACCTCCCCGGAGTACGTGGACTACTTCCACGCGCTGCCCGAGCAGACCCGCTACCGCCTGGAGACCCAGCAGAAGGGCCTCTTCAAGGGCATCGACGGCGAGCTGATCGACGCCATCTTCGACCTGCTCTACCAGAAGAACCTCGGCGGCCCGGTCCCCACCCGCCTGATCACCAACTCGGCCCTGCACTCCGCCGCGTACGACGACACCACCGGCACGTACACCCTCGGCTTCCGCCAGGAGGAGCAGGAGAAGGACTACACCCTGGAGACCGAGGGCCTGATCCTGGCCACCGGGTACAAGTACGCCGTCCCCGCCTTCCTCGAGCCGGTCCGCGACCGCCTCAACTGGGACGGCCGGGGCCGCTTCGACGTGGCCCGCAACTACGCGATCGACACGACGGGCCGCGGGGTCTTCCTGCAGAACGCCGGCGTGCACACCCACTCGATCACCTCGCCCGACCTCGGCATGGGGGCGTACCGCAACGCGTACATCATCGGAGCGATGCTGGGCTACGAGTACTACCCCGTCGAGAAGACCATCGCTTTCCAGGAGTTCGCGGTATGA
- a CDS encoding beta-N-acetylhexosaminidase has translation MTQRRRIQRLIGSLLLVAAAGVGGGEATADSGTDGRSGGSAAEPEVRPLGHIVPVPASVAPAGEPYSLTRHTRIGVDDARPETRELGRYLAGLLRPATGFPLPVVDDRAARGGIRLRLSPGDTELGDEGYRLRSAPDGLTLTARAPAGLFRGVQTLRQQLPSAVERKSVQNGPWKIAGGTITDTPRYAYRGAMLDVSRHFFTVDEVKRYIDQLALYKVNTLHLHLSDDQGWRIAVDSWPRLTTYGGSTEVGGGPGGFYTKAQYQEIVRYAASRYQEVVPEIDMPGHTNAALASYPELNCDGVAPPLYTGTKVGFSSLCAPKAVTYDFVDDVIRELAALTPGRYLHIGGDEAHSTSHADYVAFMDKVQPVVAKYGKKVIGWHQLTGATPAEGALVQFWGLDRTPAAEKERVAAAARAGTGLILSPADRTYLDMKYTKDTRLGLAWAGYVEVRRSYDWNPAAYLPGAPADAVRGVEAPLWTETLATTDDLDVMAFPRLPGIAELGWSPAATHDWDTYKFRLADQAPRFDALDIDYYRSPEVPWPAE, from the coding sequence GTGACACAGCGCCGAAGGATTCAGCGCCTGATCGGATCGCTCCTCCTGGTCGCCGCCGCCGGCGTCGGCGGCGGCGAGGCCACGGCAGACAGCGGGACGGACGGCAGGAGCGGCGGATCCGCCGCCGAGCCCGAGGTCCGGCCGCTCGGCCACATCGTGCCCGTACCCGCCTCCGTCGCCCCCGCCGGCGAGCCGTACAGCCTCACCCGCCACACCCGCATCGGCGTCGACGACGCCCGCCCCGAGACCCGCGAGCTCGGCCGCTACCTCGCCGGACTGCTCCGCCCCGCCACCGGCTTCCCGCTGCCCGTCGTCGACGACCGCGCCGCCCGCGGCGGCATCCGGCTCCGCCTCAGCCCCGGCGACACCGAGCTCGGCGACGAGGGCTACCGGCTCCGCTCCGCACCCGACGGCCTCACCCTCACCGCCCGCGCACCCGCCGGCCTCTTCCGCGGCGTCCAGACCCTGCGCCAGCAGCTGCCCTCCGCCGTCGAGCGCAAGAGCGTCCAGAACGGCCCCTGGAAGATCGCGGGCGGCACCATCACGGACACCCCCCGGTACGCCTACCGGGGCGCCATGCTCGACGTGTCCCGGCACTTCTTCACCGTCGACGAGGTGAAGCGGTACATCGACCAACTCGCGCTCTACAAGGTCAACACCCTCCACCTGCACCTCTCCGACGACCAGGGCTGGCGCATCGCCGTCGACTCCTGGCCCCGCCTCACCACGTACGGCGGCTCCACCGAGGTCGGCGGCGGACCCGGCGGCTTCTACACCAAGGCGCAGTACCAGGAGATCGTCCGGTACGCCGCCTCCCGCTACCAGGAGGTCGTCCCCGAGATCGACATGCCGGGCCACACCAACGCGGCCCTGGCCTCCTATCCCGAACTGAACTGCGACGGCGTCGCCCCGCCCCTCTACACCGGCACCAAGGTCGGCTTCAGCTCCCTCTGCGCGCCGAAGGCCGTCACGTACGACTTCGTCGACGACGTGATCCGCGAGCTCGCCGCGCTCACCCCCGGCCGCTACCTCCACATCGGCGGCGACGAGGCGCACTCCACCAGCCACGCGGACTACGTGGCCTTCATGGACAAGGTGCAGCCGGTCGTCGCCAAGTACGGCAAGAAGGTCATCGGCTGGCACCAGCTGACCGGCGCGACCCCGGCGGAGGGCGCCCTCGTCCAGTTCTGGGGCCTGGACCGCACCCCGGCGGCGGAGAAGGAGCGGGTGGCGGCGGCGGCCCGGGCGGGCACGGGCCTGATCCTCTCCCCGGCGGACCGCACGTACCTCGACATGAAGTACACCAAGGACACCAGGCTCGGCCTCGCCTGGGCGGGCTACGTGGAGGTCCGCAGGTCGTACGACTGGAACCCGGCGGCCTACCTCCCGGGAGCCCCGGCGGACGCCGTCCGGGGCGTCGAGGCGCCGCTGTGGACCGAGACCCTCGCCACCACGGACGACCTCGACGTGATGGCCTTCCCCCGCCTCCCCGGCATCGCGGAACTCGGCTGGTCCCCGGCGGCCACCCACGACTGGGACACCTACAAGTTCCGCCTCGCGGACCAGGCCCCGAGGTTCGACGCCCTGGACATCGACTACTACCGCTCCCCGGAGGTGCCCTGGCCCGCCGAGTAG
- a CDS encoding pyridoxal phosphate-dependent decarboxylase family protein yields the protein MRSHLLNDATAQSYRRSVTEGVERVAEKLAATRGPFTGVTPADLAPAIEAVDLDRPLGDSSAALDELESVYLRDAVYFHHPRYLAHLNCPVVIPAVLGEAVLSAVNSSLDTWDQSAGGTLIERKLIDWTNGRIGFGPAADGVFTSGGSQSNLQALLLAREEAKADALSKLRIFSSECSHFSVQKSAKLLGLGQDAVVSIPVDRNKRMQSVVLAAELAACRAEGLVPMAIVATAGTTDFGSIDPLPEIAALADEYGAWMHVDAAYGCGLLASRTRRHLLDGIERADSVTVDFHKSFFQPVSSSAILVRDGATLRHATYHADYLNPLRTVAEQIPNQVDKSLQTTRRFDALKLWMTLRVMGADGIGELFDEVCDLAAEGFDLLAADPRYDVVVAPQLSTLVYRYIPAGAASPEEIDRANLHARKALFASGEAVVAGTKVDGRQYLKFTLLNPETTAADIAAVLDLIAGHAEQYLGETLVHA from the coding sequence ATGCGCTCGCACCTGCTCAACGACGCCACGGCGCAGAGCTACCGGCGCTCCGTCACCGAAGGAGTCGAGCGGGTGGCGGAGAAACTCGCCGCGACGCGAGGACCGTTCACCGGTGTGACCCCCGCCGACCTCGCCCCCGCCATCGAGGCCGTCGACCTCGACCGGCCGCTCGGTGACTCCAGCGCCGCCCTCGACGAGCTGGAGAGCGTCTACCTCCGCGACGCCGTCTACTTCCACCACCCCCGCTACCTGGCCCACCTCAACTGCCCCGTGGTCATCCCCGCCGTCCTCGGCGAGGCCGTCCTCTCGGCGGTCAACTCCTCGCTCGACACCTGGGACCAGAGCGCCGGCGGCACCCTCATCGAGCGCAAGCTCATCGACTGGACCAACGGCCGCATCGGCTTCGGCCCCGCCGCCGACGGCGTGTTCACCAGCGGTGGTTCGCAGTCCAACCTCCAGGCGCTGCTGCTGGCCCGCGAGGAGGCCAAGGCCGACGCACTCTCCAAGCTCCGGATCTTCTCCTCCGAGTGCAGCCACTTCAGCGTCCAGAAGTCGGCCAAGCTCCTCGGCCTCGGCCAGGACGCCGTCGTCTCCATACCCGTCGACCGGAACAAGCGGATGCAGTCCGTGGTCCTCGCCGCCGAGCTGGCCGCCTGCCGCGCCGAGGGCCTGGTCCCGATGGCGATCGTCGCCACCGCCGGCACCACCGACTTCGGCTCCATCGACCCGCTGCCCGAGATCGCCGCCCTGGCCGACGAGTACGGCGCCTGGATGCACGTGGACGCCGCCTACGGCTGCGGACTGCTCGCCTCCCGCACCCGCCGCCACCTCCTCGACGGCATCGAGCGGGCCGACTCCGTCACCGTCGACTTCCACAAGTCCTTCTTCCAGCCGGTGAGTTCCTCGGCGATCCTGGTCCGCGACGGCGCCACCCTGCGCCACGCGACCTACCACGCCGACTACCTCAACCCGCTCCGGACAGTCGCCGAGCAGATTCCCAACCAGGTCGACAAGTCCCTCCAGACCACCCGCCGCTTCGACGCGCTCAAGCTGTGGATGACCCTGCGGGTGATGGGCGCCGACGGCATCGGCGAGCTCTTCGACGAGGTCTGCGACCTGGCCGCCGAGGGCTTCGACCTGCTCGCCGCCGACCCGCGCTACGACGTCGTGGTGGCACCGCAGCTCTCCACCCTCGTCTACCGCTACATCCCGGCCGGCGCGGCCTCCCCCGAGGAGATCGACCGCGCCAACCTGCACGCCCGCAAGGCCCTGTTCGCCTCCGGCGAGGCCGTCGTCGCGGGTACGAAGGTCGACGGCCGCCAGTACCTCAAGTTCACCCTGCTCAACCCCGAGACGACCGCGGCCGACATCGCCGCCGTCCTCGATCTGATCGCCGGCCACGCCGAGCAGTACCTGGGAGAGACCCTTGTCCACGCCTGA
- the glmS gene encoding glutamine--fructose-6-phosphate transaminase (isomerizing) has translation MCGIVGYIGKRDVAPLLLEGLARLEYRGYDSAGMVVTSPKASGLKMVKAKGRVRDLEARVPKRFTGTTGIAHTRWATHGAPSDINSHPHMDPENKVAVVHNGIVDNAQELRAKLEADGVVFASETDTEVITHLVARSQATTLEEKVREALKVIEGTYGIAVMHADFNDRIVVARNGSPVILGIGEKEMLVASDVAALIAHTRQVVTLDDGEMATLKADDFRTYTTSGATTTATPETVEWEAASYDMGGHDTFMHKEISEQPDAVDRVLRGRIDDRFSTVHLGGLNLDPREARTIRRIKILGCGTSYHAGLIGAGLIESMARIPADAEPASEFRYRNPVVDPDTLYIAVSQSGETYDVLAAVQELKRKGARVLGVVNVVGSAIAREADGGVYVHAGPEVCVVSTKCFTNTVTAFALLALHLGRIRDLSVTDGKRIIEGLRKLPAQIQEILETEDEIKKIAEEYAGAQSMMFIGRVRGYPVALEASLKLKEISYIHAEAYPASELKHGPLALIEPALPTVAIVPDDDLLEKNRAALEEIKARSGRILAVAHQEQAKADHTIVVPKNEDELDPILMGIPLQLLAYHTALAMGRDIDKPRNLAKSVTVE, from the coding sequence ATGTGCGGAATTGTCGGTTACATCGGAAAGCGCGACGTCGCCCCCCTGCTCCTCGAGGGCCTGGCACGTCTGGAGTACCGGGGATACGACTCGGCCGGCATGGTCGTCACCAGCCCGAAGGCCTCCGGCCTGAAGATGGTGAAGGCCAAGGGCCGCGTCCGTGACCTCGAAGCCCGCGTCCCCAAGCGCTTCACCGGCACCACCGGCATCGCCCACACCCGCTGGGCCACCCACGGCGCGCCGAGCGACATCAACTCGCACCCGCACATGGACCCCGAGAACAAGGTCGCCGTCGTCCACAACGGCATCGTCGACAACGCCCAGGAGCTCCGCGCCAAGCTGGAGGCCGACGGCGTCGTCTTCGCCTCCGAGACGGATACCGAGGTCATCACCCACCTCGTCGCCCGCTCCCAGGCCACCACCCTCGAGGAGAAGGTCCGCGAGGCGCTCAAGGTCATCGAGGGCACCTACGGCATCGCCGTGATGCACGCCGACTTCAACGACCGCATCGTCGTGGCCCGCAACGGCTCCCCGGTCATCCTCGGCATCGGCGAGAAGGAGATGCTCGTCGCCTCCGACGTCGCCGCCCTGATCGCCCACACCCGCCAGGTCGTCACCCTCGACGACGGCGAGATGGCCACCCTCAAGGCCGACGACTTCCGCACCTACACGACCTCGGGCGCGACCACCACCGCCACCCCGGAGACCGTGGAGTGGGAGGCCGCCTCGTACGACATGGGCGGCCACGACACCTTCATGCACAAGGAGATCTCCGAGCAGCCCGACGCGGTCGACCGCGTGCTGCGCGGCCGGATCGACGACCGCTTCTCCACCGTGCACCTGGGCGGCCTGAACCTGGACCCGCGCGAGGCCCGCACCATCCGCCGGATCAAGATCCTCGGCTGCGGCACCTCGTACCACGCCGGCCTCATCGGCGCCGGGCTCATCGAGTCCATGGCCCGCATCCCCGCCGACGCCGAGCCGGCCTCGGAGTTCCGCTACCGCAACCCGGTCGTGGACCCCGACACCCTCTACATCGCCGTCTCCCAGTCCGGCGAGACCTACGACGTGCTGGCCGCCGTCCAGGAGCTGAAGCGCAAGGGCGCCCGCGTCCTCGGCGTGGTCAACGTCGTCGGCTCCGCCATCGCCCGTGAGGCCGACGGCGGCGTGTACGTCCACGCCGGCCCCGAGGTCTGCGTCGTCTCCACCAAGTGCTTCACCAACACGGTCACCGCCTTCGCGCTGCTCGCCCTGCACCTGGGCCGCATCCGCGACCTGTCCGTCACCGACGGCAAGCGGATCATCGAGGGCCTGCGCAAGCTGCCCGCCCAGATCCAGGAGATCCTCGAGACCGAGGACGAGATCAAGAAGATCGCCGAGGAGTACGCGGGCGCCCAGTCGATGATGTTCATCGGCCGCGTCCGGGGCTACCCGGTGGCCCTGGAGGCCTCCCTGAAGCTCAAGGAGATCTCCTACATCCACGCCGAGGCCTACCCCGCCTCCGAGCTCAAGCACGGCCCGCTCGCCCTCATCGAGCCGGCCCTGCCGACGGTCGCCATCGTCCCCGACGACGACCTGCTGGAGAAGAACCGCGCCGCCCTCGAGGAGATCAAGGCCCGCAGCGGCCGCATCCTCGCGGTCGCGCACCAGGAGCAGGCGAAGGCCGACCACACCATCGTCGTGCCGAAGAACGAGGACGAGCTGGACCCGATCCTGATGGGCATCCCGCTCCAGCTCCTCGCCTACCACACGGCGCTCGCCATGGGCCGCGACATCGACAAGCCGCGCAACCTGGCCAAGTCCGTCACGGTCGAGTAG
- a CDS encoding IucA/IucC family protein, giving the protein MTTVDPVAHLTPELWADANRALIRKGLAEFTHERLLHPKELGESRYKVLSDDGTTEYRFTADRFALDHWQVYAESISRHRGEEQLPLDALQFITELRGSLGLSDEVLPVYLEEISSTLAGTAYKATKPRISSAELAHAGFQAIETGMTEGHPCFVANNGRLGFGVDEFRAYAPEAASEIHLIWLAARRDRTTFTAGAGIDYEAFVRAELGDATVDGFAETLKARGLDLADYLLMPAHPWQWWNKLSVTFAAEVAQQRLVYLGEGDDTYLAQQSIRTFFNTSDPAKHYVKTALSVLNMGFMRGLSAAYMEATPAINDWLHQLIESDSVFAAARFSIIRERAAVGYRHLEYEAATDRYSPYRKMLAALWRESPVPSLAEGERLATMASLLHVDHAGASFAGALIKESGLEAQVWLRRYLDAYLLPVLHSFYAYDLAFMPHGENVILVLDERGTVARAIFKDIAEEIVVMDPAAVLPPAVERVRADIPEDMKLLSVFTDVFDCFFRFLAATLAAEGVLDEDGFWRTVAECVRAYERSKPELADRFAQYDMFAETFALSALNRLQLRNNRQMVDLSDPSAALQLVGDLVNPIARFA; this is encoded by the coding sequence GTGACCACCGTCGACCCCGTCGCCCACCTGACCCCCGAGCTCTGGGCGGACGCCAACCGCGCGCTGATCCGCAAGGGTCTCGCCGAGTTCACCCACGAGCGCCTCCTGCACCCGAAGGAACTGGGCGAGAGCCGCTACAAGGTCCTGTCGGACGACGGCACGACCGAGTACCGCTTCACCGCGGACCGGTTCGCCCTCGACCACTGGCAGGTCTACGCCGAGTCGATCAGCCGGCACCGCGGCGAGGAGCAGCTCCCGCTCGACGCGCTGCAGTTCATCACCGAGCTGCGCGGCTCCCTCGGCCTGAGCGACGAGGTCCTGCCGGTGTACCTGGAGGAGATCTCCTCCACCCTCGCCGGTACGGCCTACAAGGCCACGAAGCCCCGGATCAGCTCCGCCGAGCTCGCCCACGCGGGCTTCCAGGCGATCGAGACGGGGATGACCGAGGGCCACCCCTGCTTCGTCGCCAACAACGGCCGGCTCGGCTTCGGCGTGGACGAGTTCCGCGCGTACGCCCCCGAGGCGGCGAGCGAGATCCACCTGATCTGGCTGGCGGCGCGCCGCGACCGCACGACGTTCACGGCCGGCGCGGGCATCGACTACGAGGCCTTCGTCCGCGCCGAGCTGGGCGACGCGACGGTGGACGGCTTCGCCGAGACGCTGAAGGCGCGCGGCCTGGACCTGGCCGACTACCTGCTCATGCCGGCCCACCCCTGGCAGTGGTGGAACAAGCTGTCCGTCACCTTCGCCGCCGAGGTCGCCCAGCAGCGTCTGGTGTACCTGGGCGAGGGCGACGACACGTATCTGGCGCAGCAGTCGATCCGTACCTTCTTCAACACCTCGGACCCGGCCAAGCACTACGTCAAGACGGCCCTCTCGGTCCTCAACATGGGCTTCATGCGGGGCCTTTCCGCCGCGTACATGGAGGCCACGCCGGCCATCAACGACTGGCTGCACCAGCTGATCGAGTCGGACTCCGTCTTCGCGGCGGCCCGGTTCTCGATCATCCGGGAGCGGGCGGCCGTCGGCTACCGGCACCTGGAGTACGAGGCCGCGACCGACCGCTACTCGCCGTACCGCAAGATGCTGGCGGCGCTGTGGCGCGAGTCGCCGGTGCCGTCCCTCGCCGAGGGCGAGCGGCTCGCGACGATGGCGTCCCTGCTCCACGTGGACCACGCGGGCGCGTCGTTCGCGGGCGCGCTGATCAAGGAGTCGGGCCTGGAGGCCCAGGTCTGGCTGCGCCGGTACCTGGACGCCTACCTCCTCCCGGTCCTGCACAGCTTCTACGCGTACGACCTGGCGTTCATGCCGCACGGCGAGAACGTCATCCTGGTCCTCGACGAGCGCGGCACGGTCGCCCGGGCGATCTTCAAGGACATCGCCGAGGAGATCGTCGTGATGGACCCGGCGGCGGTCCTGCCGCCGGCGGTGGAGCGGGTCCGGGCGGACATCCCGGAGGACATGAAGCTCCTCTCGGTCTTCACGGACGTCTTCGACTGCTTCTTCCGCTTCCTGGCGGCGACGCTGGCGGCGGAGGGCGTCCTGGACGAGGACGGCTTCTGGCGGACGGTCGCGGAGTGCGTGCGCGCCTACGAGCGGTCGAAGCCCGAACTTGCGGACCGGTTCGCGCAGTACGACATGTTCGCGGAGACCTTCGCGCTGTCGGCCCTCAACCGCCTCCAACTCCGCAACAACCGGCAGATGGTCGACCTCTCGGACCCGTCGGCCGCGCTCCAGCTGGTCGGCGACCTGGTGAACCCGATCGCCCGCTTCGCGTAA
- a CDS encoding acyl-CoA dehydrogenase family protein — protein sequence MSLDHRLDPEHEELRRTVEAFAHDVVAPKIGDYYERHEFPYEIVREMGRMGLFGLPFPEEYGGMGGDYLALGIALEELARVDSSVAITLEAGVSLGAMPLHLFGTEEQKREWLPRLCAGELLGAFGLTEPGAGSDAGGTRTTAVRDGDEWVINGSKCFITNSGTDITGLVTVTAVTGRKPDGRPLISSIIVPSGTPGFTVAAPYSKVGWNASDTRELSFDDVRVPVANLLGEEGRGYAQFLRILDEGRVAIAALATGLAQGCVDESVKYAKERHAFGRPIGDNQAIQFKIADMEMRAHMARIGWRDAASRLVRGDTFKKEAAIAKLYSSTVAVDNAREATQIHGGYGFMNEYPVARMWRDSKILEIGEGTSEVQRMLIARELGLQA from the coding sequence ATGTCCCTCGACCACCGGCTCGACCCCGAGCACGAGGAACTCCGCCGTACCGTCGAGGCGTTCGCCCACGACGTCGTGGCGCCGAAGATCGGTGACTACTACGAGCGGCACGAGTTCCCCTACGAGATCGTCCGCGAGATGGGCCGGATGGGCCTGTTCGGGCTGCCGTTCCCCGAGGAGTACGGCGGCATGGGCGGCGACTACCTGGCGCTCGGCATCGCCCTGGAGGAGCTGGCCCGGGTGGACTCCTCCGTCGCGATCACGCTGGAGGCGGGCGTCTCGCTGGGCGCGATGCCGCTGCACCTCTTCGGTACGGAGGAGCAGAAGCGGGAGTGGCTGCCGCGGCTCTGCGCGGGTGAGCTGCTCGGGGCCTTCGGTCTCACCGAGCCGGGCGCGGGTTCGGACGCGGGCGGGACCCGGACGACGGCCGTGCGCGACGGCGACGAGTGGGTCATCAACGGCTCGAAGTGCTTCATCACCAACTCCGGTACGGACATCACGGGTCTGGTGACGGTCACGGCGGTGACCGGCCGCAAGCCGGACGGTCGGCCGCTGATCTCCTCGATCATCGTTCCGTCCGGGACGCCCGGCTTCACCGTCGCCGCCCCGTATTCGAAGGTCGGCTGGAACGCCTCGGACACCCGTGAGCTGTCGTTCGACGACGTGCGGGTGCCGGTGGCGAACCTGCTCGGCGAGGAGGGCCGCGGGTACGCGCAGTTCCTGCGGATCCTGGACGAGGGCCGGGTCGCGATCGCGGCGCTCGCGACGGGTCTTGCGCAGGGCTGTGTCGACGAGTCGGTGAAGTACGCGAAGGAACGTCACGCCTTCGGCCGTCCGATCGGCGACAACCAGGCCATCCAGTTCAAGATCGCCGACATGGAGATGCGGGCGCACATGGCCCGGATCGGCTGGCGGGACGCGGCCTCGCGGCTGGTCCGGGGCGACACGTTCAAGAAGGAGGCGGCTATCGCGAAGCTGTACTCCTCCACGGTGGCCGTGGACAACGCGCGTGAGGCGACGCAGATCCACGGCGGCTACGGCTTCATGAACGAGTACCCGGTGGCCCGGATGTGGCGCGACTCGAAGATCCTGGAGATCGGTGAGGGCACCAGCGAGGTCCAGCGGATGCTGATCGCGCGGGAGTTGGGCCTCCAGGCCTGA
- a CDS encoding siderophore-interacting protein: MTHPETAPFQFFRLQVDRTRRLGPSLVRVTFTGEDLKNFAAGGRDQSLSLFLPHPGQEEPVLPPLDEPDMYAVLGAWRAMPDDVRAVMRSYTVREQRTEAEHGENAVDIDFAIHEDGGPACRWASRATPGDRVVVLGPAVAENTGVRFQLPEDADSVLIWADETALPAASAILEWLPAETRAQVFLEVPFSGDRTELATQADATVTWLVREEGAPSAVDAVRGVELPGRAPYVWIAGESGAVKALRRHFVRERELDRRRVTFVGYWRKGLSEDALREVPDETQEDA; the protein is encoded by the coding sequence ATGACGCACCCCGAGACCGCCCCCTTCCAGTTCTTCCGCCTCCAGGTGGACCGGACCCGGCGGCTCGGCCCGTCCCTGGTCCGCGTCACCTTCACCGGCGAGGACCTGAAGAACTTCGCCGCCGGCGGCCGCGACCAGTCCCTCTCCCTCTTCCTGCCGCACCCCGGCCAGGAGGAGCCCGTCCTGCCGCCGCTGGACGAGCCCGACATGTACGCGGTCCTCGGCGCCTGGCGCGCGATGCCCGACGACGTGCGGGCCGTGATGCGCTCGTACACCGTCCGCGAGCAGCGCACGGAAGCGGAGCACGGCGAGAACGCCGTCGACATCGACTTCGCGATCCACGAGGACGGCGGGCCCGCCTGCCGCTGGGCCTCCCGCGCCACCCCCGGCGACCGCGTGGTCGTCCTCGGCCCGGCGGTGGCCGAGAACACCGGCGTCCGCTTCCAGCTGCCCGAGGACGCCGACTCCGTGCTGATCTGGGCGGACGAGACGGCCCTCCCGGCCGCCTCGGCGATCCTGGAGTGGCTGCCGGCCGAGACCCGCGCCCAGGTGTTCCTCGAAGTGCCGTTCTCCGGCGACCGCACGGAGCTGGCGACCCAGGCGGACGCGACCGTCACCTGGCTCGTACGGGAGGAGGGGGCGCCGTCCGCCGTCGACGCGGTGCGCGGGGTCGAGCTGCCCGGCCGGGCCCCGTACGTCTGGATCGCGGGCGAGTCGGGCGCCGTGAAGGCGCTGCGCCGGCACTTCGTGCGGGAGCGCGAACTCGACCGGCGCCGGGTGACGTTCGTCGGCTACTGGCGCAAGGGGCTGTCCGAGGACGCGCTGCGCGAGGTCCCGGACGAGACGCAGGAAGACGCGTAG